A part of Brassica rapa cultivar Chiifu-401-42 chromosome A05, CAAS_Brap_v3.01, whole genome shotgun sequence genomic DNA contains:
- the LOC103870178 gene encoding high mobility group B protein 10, whose amino-acid sequence MSTVSPSSQLVQVVPDNHNNTDDSSAEVNYEDLVQEAMESLSLEEGTVEPQIGDVGDGVIDGTTSEGGYLVTMKFGSQVLKGVLYHHAKRPQQAMGTPPSGMPPASQRRAKKKARETTQVDSKKPKFRRSGYKPKKQVYRDKGVMDGERYRTEIMLEYESAHESDGASASAAATMAQ is encoded by the exons ATGTCAACAGTTTCACCCTCCTCGCAACTGGTTCAGGTGGTTCCAGACAACCACAACAACACTGACGACTCCTCTGCGGAGGTCAACTACGAAGATCTTGTCC AGGAAGCAATGGAGAGCTTGTCCCTCGAGGAAG GCACTGTTGAACCGCAGATTGGGGATGTGGGAGACGGAGTCATTGATGGGACGACGTCCGAAGGTGGATACCTGGTGACGATGAAATTCGGTTCTCAAGTGCTGAAAGGAGTGCTTTACCATCATGCTAAAAGGCCCCAACAAGCCATGGGAACACCACCTTCAGGCATGCCACCAGCATCACAGCGCCGAGCTAAGAAGAAAGCCAGAGAGACTACTCAAGTTGATTCTAAGAAACCCAAATTCCGCAGGAGTGGCTACAAACCTAAGAAACAG GTTTATCGAGACAAAGGAGTTATGGATGGGGAGAGGTACAGAACTGAGATCATGCTGGAGTACGAGTCTGCACATGAGTCTGATGGAGCGTCTGCTTCTGCAGCCGCCACCATGGCTCAGTag
- the LOC103870184 gene encoding vacuolar cation/proton exchanger 2: MSHCKLPALIQAQVEMGSVNELEQKSLFRKEEEDATQAKAASLMEQGSLSLSFPEHATKSPKNSVLRSIKIVIFSNKLNMLLPFGPLAILVHYMIDSKGWVFLLSLIGITPLAERLGYATEQLAFYTGPTVGGLLNATFGNVTELIISIFALKNGMIRVVQLTLLGSILSNMLLVLGCAFFCGGLVFYQKDQVFDKGIAVVNSGLLLMAVMGILFPAVLHYTHSEVHAGSSEMALSRFSSCIMLIAYAAYLFFQLKSQSNNSYCPLEEETNQNEEACGEDEDPEISKWEAIIWLSILTAWVSLLSGYLVDAIEGASVSWNIPIAFISVILLPIVGNAAEHAGAIMFAMKDKLDLSLGVAIGSSIQISMFVVPFCVVIGWMMGEQMDLNFQLFETAMLFITVIVVAFFLQEGTSNYFKGLMLILCYLIVAASFFVHEDPHEDAL, translated from the exons ATGGGGTCGGTTAATGAACTTGAGCAAAAGAGTCTAtttagaaaagaagaagaagatgccaCGCAAGCCAAAGCAGCTTCTTTGATGGAGCAAGGATCACTCTCTCTGAGTTTCCCTGAACACGCAACTAAATCGCCGAAGAACAGTGTTCTCAGGAGTATTAAGATCGTGATTTTTTCTAACAAACTCAATATGTTGTTACCTTTCGGTCCTCTAGCGATATTGGTTCACTACATGATAGATAGTAAG GGGTGGGTTTTCTTGCTGAGCTTAATTGGCATTACACCATTGGCTGAACGTCTAGGATATGCCACAGA GCAACTAGCTTTTTACACTGGCCCTACTG TTGGAGGACTCCTAAATGCTACATTTGGGAACGTGACTGAACTGATCATATCTATCTTCGCTTTGAAAAATGGAATGATACGTGTTGTTCAGCTGACGTTACTAGGATCTATTCTGTCTAACATGCTGCTTGTACTTGGCTGCGCTTTCTTCTGCGGTGGTCTAGTGTTTTACCAGAAAGACCAAGTCTTTGACAAA GGAATTGCAGTTGTGAACTCAGGATTGCTTTTGATGGCTGTAATGGGGATACTCTTCCCTGCCGTTCTTCACTACACTCACAGCGAGGTTCATGCCGGATCATCAGAGATGGCCCTGTCGAGGTTCAGCAGCTGCATAATGCTTATAGCATATGCCGCTTATCTCTTCTTCCAGTTAAAGAGCCAGTCTAATAATTCTTATTGCCCTCTTGAAGAg GAAACAAATCAGAACGAAGAAGCTTGTGGTGAAGATGAAGATCCTGAGATCTCCAAGTGGGAAGCTATCATATGGCTCTCGATCTTGACTGCTTGGGTCTCCCTTCTCTCTGGCTATCTTGTTGATGCCATAGAG GGTGCATCGGTCTCTTGGAACATACCGATAGCTTTTATCAGTGTCATATTGCTTCCTATTGTTGGGAATGCAGCGGAGCATGCAGGCGCTATCATGTTTGCCATGAAAGATAAACTG GATCTTTCCTTGGGAGTGGCTATTGGTTCCTCTATCCAGATCTCCATGTTTGTG GTCCCGTTTTGTGTGGTGATTGGATGGATGATGGGTGAACAGATGGACCTGAACTTCCAGCTTTTTGAGACAGCGATGCTGTTCATCACCGTTATAGTAGTAGCTTTCTTTCTCCAG GAAGGGACATCGAATTACTTCAAAGGGTTGATGCTCATTCTTTGTTATTTGATAGTAGCTGCCAGTTTCTTTGTACACGAAGATCCTCATGAAG atGCTTTATAA
- the LOC103870180 gene encoding high mobility group B protein 10: protein MSTVSPSSQLVQVVPDNHNNTDDSSAEVNYEDLVQEAMESLSLEEGTVEPQIGDVGDGVIDGTTSEGGYLVTMKFGSQVLKGVLYHHAKRPQQAMGTPPSGMPPASQRRAKKKARETTQVDSKKPKFRRSGYKPKKQVYQDKGVTDGERYRTEIMLEYESAHESDGASASAAATMAQ from the exons atgtcaaCAGTTTCACCCTCCTCGCAACTGGTTCAGGTGGTTCCAGACAACCACAACAACACTGACGACTCCTCTGCGGAGGTCAACTACGAAGATCTTGTCC AGGAAGCAATGGAGAGCTTGTCCCTCGAGGAAG GCACTGTTGAACCGCAGATTGGGGATGTGGGAGACGGAGTCATTGATGGGACGACGTCCGAAGGTGGATACCTGGTGACGATGAAATTCGGTTCTCAAGTGCTGAAAGGAGTGCTTTACCATCATGCTAAAAGGCCCCAACAAGCCATGGGAACACCACCTTCAGGCATGCCACCAGCATCGCAGCGCCGAGCTAAGAAGAAAGCCAGAGAGACTACTCAAGTTGATTCTAAGAAACCCAAATTCCGCAGGAGTGGCTACAAACCTAAGAAACAG GTTTATCAAGACAAAGGAGTTACGGATGGGGAGAGGTACAGAACTGAGATCATGCTGGAGTACGAGTCTGCACATGAGTCTGATGGAGCGTCTGCTTCTGCAGCCGCCACCATGGCTCAGTAg
- the LOC117134247 gene encoding uncharacterized WD repeat-containing protein C2A9.03-like translates to MERYQLVKHFSFPWPVNHTSLSPNGKLLAIVGDNPEGLIVDPNTGKTLETLSGHFDYSFASAWHPDGITFSTGNQYKTCRVWDIRNLSHSVAVLKGNLGAIRSIRYTSDGKYMAMAEPADFVHVYDVSKGYETEQEIDFFGEISGISFSPDTQALFIGVWDRTYGSLLEYHRCRNYTYLDSFL, encoded by the exons ATGGAGAGATACCAGCTTGTTAAGCATTTTTCCTTTCCTTGGCCAGTGAAC CACACATCATTGAGTCCTAATGGTAAATTACTAGCTATTGTTGGCGACAATCCCGAGGGCCTTATAGTAGACCCCAACACAGGAAAG ACGCTGGAAACACTATCAGGACATTTTGACTATTCCTTTGCCTCAGCGTGGCATCCTGACGGAATCACTTTCTCAACTGGAAACCAATACAAGACCTGCCGTGTATGGGACATCCGCAACCTATCTCACTCCGTTGCTGTCTTGAAGGGTAACCTTGGAGCAATCCGGTCGATCCGCTACACGTCCGATGGAAAATACATGGCCATGGCCGAACCGGCAGACTTTGTGCATGTCTATGACGTCTCAAAGGGGTATGAAACAGAGCAGGAGATCGACTTCTTTGGAGAGATATCTGGAATATCATTCAGCCCTGACACACAGGCGCTCTTCATTGGAGTATGGGACCGCACTTATGGTAGCCTCCTTGAGTATCATCGGTGCAGAAACTACACCTATCTTGATTCGTTTCTTTAA
- the LOC103870181 gene encoding high mobility group B protein 10, translated as MSTVSPSSQLVQVVPDNHNNTDDSSAEVNYEDLVQEAMESLSLEEGTVEPQIGDVGDGVIDGTTSEGGYLVTMKFGSQVLKGVLYHHAKRPQQAMGTPPSGMPPASQRRAKKKARETTQVDSKKPKFRRSGYKPKKQVYQDKGVTDGERYRTEIMLEYESAHESDGASASAAATMAQ; from the exons atgtcaacaGTTTCACCCTCCTCGCAACTGGTTCAGGTGGTTCCAGACAACCACAACAACACTGACGACTCCTCTGCGGAGGTCAACTACGAAGATCTTGTCC AGGAAGCAATGGAGAGCTTGTCCCTCGAGGAAG GCACTGTTGAACCGCAGATTGGGGATGTGGGAGACGGAGTCATTGATGGGACGACGTCCGAAGGTGGATACCTGGTGACGATGAAATTCGGTTCTCAAGTGCTGAAAGGAGTGCTTTACCATCATGCTAAAAGGCCCCAACAAGCCATGGGAACACCACCTTCAGGCATGCCACCAGCATCACAGCGCCGAGCTAAGAAGAAAGCCAGAGAGACTACTCAAGTTGATTCTAAGAAACCCAAATTCCGCAGGAGTGGCTACAAACCTAAGAAACAG GTTTATCAAGACAAAGGAGTTACGGATGGGGAGAGGTACAGAACTGAGATCATGCTGGAGTACGAGTCTGCACATGAGTCTGATGGAGCATCTGCTTCTGCAGCCGCCACCATGGCTCAGTag
- the LOC103870179 gene encoding uncharacterized WD repeat-containing protein C2A9.03, which yields MWFCKFVGKTSFYFPHWFQHLDRPGVSFCSCTSYDDNAITNAIEIYNKPSGALHFTASNNDCGVRDFDMERYQLVKHFSFPWPVNHTSLSPNGKLLAIVGGNPEGLIVDPNTGKTLETLSGHFDYSFASAWHPDGITFSTGNQDKTCRVWDIRNLSHSVAVLKGNLGAIRSIRYTSDGKYMAMAEPADFVHVYDVSKGYETEQEIDFFGEISGISFSPDTEALFIGVWDRTYGSLLEYHRRRNYTYLDSFL from the exons ATGTGGTTTTGCAAATTTGTAGGAAAAACATCTTTCTACTTTCCACATTGGTTTCAGCATCTTGATAGACCTGGTGTCAGCTTTTGCTCTTGTACTTCTTATGATGATAATGCTATTACCAATGCTATTGAGATCTACAACAAACCCAG TGGTGCCCTTCATTTTACTGCCTCGAATAATGACTGTGGAGTTAGAGATTTTGACATGGAGAGATACCAGCTTGTTAAGCATTTTTCCTTTCCTTGGCCAGTGAAC CACACATCATTGAGTCCTAATGGTAAATTACTAGCTATTGTTGGCGGCAATCCCGAGGGCCTTATAGTAGACCCCAACACAGGAAAG ACGCTGGAAACACTATCAGGACATTTTGACTACTCCTTTGCCTCAGCGTGGCATCCTGACGGAATCACTTTCTCAACTGGAAACCAAGACAAGACCTGCCGTGTATGGGACATCCGCAACCTATCTCACTCTGTTGCTGTCCTGAAGGGTAACCTTGGAGCAATCCGGTCGATCCGCTACACGTCCGACGGAAAATACATGGCCATGGCCGAACCGGCAGACTTTGTGCACGTCTATGACGTCTCAAAGGGGTATGAAACAGAGCAGGAGATCGACTTCTTTGGAGAGATATCTGGAATATCATTCAGCCCTGACACAGAGGCGCTCTTCATTGGAGTATGGGACCGCACTTATGGTAGCCTCCTTGAGTATCATCGGCGCAGAAACTACACCTATCTTGATTCGTTTCTTTAA
- the LOC103870182 gene encoding uncharacterized WD repeat-containing protein C2A9.03, producing the protein MSNHQRGDDDAGEYMEEDVDDHEMQDVENNDMDDEFRGGDGASDSDVEEFDYSNNKIADTSAEQARKGKDIQGIPWDRLSISRDKYRQTRLLQYKNYENVPNSGESSEKVCNVTQKGGQFYGFWRNSRSVKSTILHFQLRNLVWATSKHDVYLMSNFLLTHYSSLTSGKKEVLNVRGHVAPSEKHPGSLLEGFTQTQVSTLAVKDGFLVAGGFQGELICKHLDRPGVSFCSRTTYDDNAITNAIEIYNKPSGALHFTASNNDCGVRDFDMERYQLVKHFSFPWPVNHASLSPNGKLLAIVGDNPEGLIVDPNTGKTLETLSGHFDYSFASAWHPDGITFSTGNQDKTCRVWDIRNLSHSVAVLKGNLGAIRSIRYTSDGKYMAMAEPADFVHVYDVSKGYETEQEIDFFGEISGISFSPDTEALFIGVWDRTYGSLLEYHRRRNYTYLDSFL; encoded by the exons atgtccaaTCACCAAAGAGGAGATGATGATGCTGGGGAGTACATGGAAGAAGATGTAGATGATCATGAGATGCAAGATGTGGAAAATAATGATATGGATGACGAGTTCCGTGGCGGTGATGGTGCATCAGATTCTGACGTCGAAGAGTTTGACTACTCC AATAATAAAATAGCTGACACATCGGCAGAACAAGCTCGGAAAGGGAAAGATATTCAGGGGATTCCTTGGGACAGGCTTAGCATCTCTAGAGATAAATACAGACAAACTAGGTTACTACAGTACAAGAACTATGAAAACGTCCCTAACTCCGGAGAATCATctgaaaag GTTTGCAATGTCACACAGAAAGGGGGGCAGTTCTATGGCTTCTGGCGTAATTCAAGATCTGTCAAATCTACTATCCTTCACTTCCAG TTGAGGAACTTGGTGTGGGCAACATCCAAGCACGACGTCTATCTTATGTCAAACTTCCTGCTGACGCATTACTCTTCTCTAACGTCTGGTAAGAAGGAAGTTCTCAATGTTCGCGGTCATGTTGCACCATCCGAG AAACATCCTGGAAGTTTGCTGGAAGGGTTTACGCAGACTCAAGTGAGTACACTTGCTGTAAAAGACGGCTTTCTTGTCGCTGGTGGCTTTCAAGGAGAACTTATATGCAAG CATCTTGATAGACCTGGCGTCAGCTTTTGCTCTCGTACCACTTATGATGATAATGCTATTACCAATGCTATTGAGATCTACAACAAACCCAG TGGTGCCCTTCATTTTACTGCCTCGAATAATGACTGTGGAGTTAGAGATTTTGACATGGAGAGATACCAGCTTGTTAAGCATTTTTCCTTTCCTTGGCCAGTGAAC CACGCATCATTGAGTCCTAATGGTAAATTACTAGCTATTGTTGGCGACAATCCGGAGGGCCTTATAGTAGACCCCAACACAGGAAAG ACGCTGGAAACACTATCAGGACATTTTGACTATTCCTTTGCCTCAGCGTGGCATCCTGACGGAATCACTTTCTCAACTGGAAACCAAGACAAGACCTGCCGTGTATGGGACATCCGCAACCTATCTCACTCCGTTGCTGTCTTGAAGGGTAACCTTGGAGCAATCCGGTCGATCCGCTACACGTCCGACGGAAAATACATGGCCATGGCCGAACCGGCAGACTTTGTGCACGTCTATGACGTCTCAAAGGGGTATGAAACAGAGCAGGAGATCGACTTCTTTGGAGAGATATCTGGAATATCATTCAGCCCTGACACAGAGGCGCTCTTCATTGGGGTATGGGACCGCACTTATGGTAGCCTCCTTGAGTATCATCGGCGCAGAAACTACACCTATCTTGATTCGTTTCTTTAA